From Bacteroidales bacterium, one genomic window encodes:
- a CDS encoding BamA/TamA family outer membrane protein, which yields MATIIFLLCFSCFAFAQVTPDHLKDSSFVGIYYQGLPIRLHSEKNFEVPTLDDTTKWMAFTSDSPKLKIHLYSIFIDGDTVKEIKSLLNKKFVFRKMKKYHRLINKILSTYENAGYPFIFIKVTVDSFRRNHAFVRFYVSPGNQLSIDSIVQKPLPILSRSFLQTWLQIKPGDLYQEKKIRKLNQKLNNNPWIQATSPPELKFKSETVSLHLSLRRKKSNTFQGLIGFGRTAQHKLQFTGQGNLYVCNLFNLGEELSLQWTGYSQSQLFNLKAKIPYLAGTNLGGSFTFDLHKVDTFFLQAHQTYGLMYSFFPHQISAYYQFRQNVPLIDNEVSQGGNFLHTRHHLGGIKVELKNTDDWILPRRGWEFVLDLAHGTRLTIPAANDSTTLPTQNYLFDVKSIFKTYVPLTSFLGVHFSSHYANIFYPELTPNEAMFLGGFSTLRGFDENSITMKEYILLTIEMRLFFEKYAYVVLFSDYCNGQQWHQKTWYEKNYVSVGGGLTFSVRGGIFRIYYALGKTNPGSFILSSGKIHTGVSLMF from the coding sequence ATGGCAACTATAATTTTTTTATTGTGTTTTTCATGCTTTGCTTTTGCTCAGGTAACGCCCGATCATTTGAAAGATTCCTCTTTTGTAGGCATTTATTATCAAGGATTACCAATTCGATTACATTCAGAAAAGAATTTCGAAGTACCTACTTTAGATGACACCACCAAATGGATGGCCTTTACCTCTGATAGTCCTAAACTCAAAATCCATCTTTATTCAATTTTTATTGATGGGGATACCGTTAAGGAAATAAAGTCACTTTTGAACAAGAAGTTTGTTTTTAGAAAAATGAAAAAATATCATCGTTTGATTAACAAGATTTTGTCTACATACGAAAATGCGGGTTATCCTTTTATATTCATCAAAGTAACTGTAGATTCTTTTCGCAGAAATCATGCATTTGTTCGCTTCTACGTGAGTCCAGGTAATCAACTATCGATCGACAGCATTGTGCAAAAACCCTTGCCAATTTTGTCTCGTTCTTTTCTACAAACATGGTTACAAATAAAACCCGGCGATTTATACCAAGAAAAAAAAATACGTAAACTCAATCAAAAACTGAACAACAATCCTTGGATACAAGCTACGTCACCACCTGAACTTAAATTTAAAAGTGAAACTGTATCGTTGCATCTTTCTCTAAGACGTAAAAAGAGCAATACTTTTCAAGGCTTAATAGGTTTTGGTAGAACAGCTCAGCATAAGCTTCAATTCACAGGGCAAGGAAATCTATACGTATGTAATTTGTTTAATCTTGGAGAAGAACTTAGTTTGCAATGGACAGGATATAGTCAGTCTCAGTTGTTTAACCTAAAGGCCAAAATTCCATATTTGGCTGGTACAAATCTTGGTGGAAGTTTTACTTTTGATCTTCATAAAGTTGATACGTTTTTCTTACAGGCTCACCAAACTTACGGTTTGATGTACTCTTTTTTCCCTCATCAGATAAGTGCATATTATCAGTTTCGACAAAACGTGCCACTCATTGACAATGAAGTATCTCAAGGCGGGAATTTTTTACATACTCGTCATCATCTCGGTGGAATTAAAGTGGAACTTAAAAATACAGATGACTGGATTCTTCCTAGGCGTGGATGGGAATTTGTTTTAGATTTAGCTCATGGAACACGTCTCACCATACCGGCTGCAAATGATAGCACAACGCTTCCAACTCAAAATTATCTTTTTGATGTAAAGTCTATCTTTAAAACTTATGTTCCTCTTACGTCTTTCCTAGGAGTACATTTTTCTTCACATTATGCAAATATATTTTATCCTGAACTCACCCCCAATGAAGCTATGTTTTTAGGGGGATTTTCGACTCTACGTGGATTTGATGAAAATAGCATCACCATGAAAGAATACATACTTCTTACTATAGAAATGCGACTATTTTTTGAGAAGTATGCTTATGTGGTTTTGTTTTCAGATTATTGTAATGGTCAACAATGGCATCAGAAAACATGGTACGAGAAGAATTATGTTTCCGTAGGAGGGGGGCTTACTTTTTCAGTGAGAGGGGGAATTTTTCGTATTTATTATGCTTTAGGAAAAACCAATCCGGGTTCTTTCATACTTTCATCTGGAAAAATTCACACAGGAGTGA
- the ung gene encoding uracil-DNA glycosylase, with translation MDPKIVPCWKELLWDEFQKPYFAELKNFLIEEKKKYRIFPPGHEIFNAFNLTPFEKVKVVILGQDPYHGYGEAHGLCFSVKEGVPLPPSLVNIFKELQDDVGFVPPRFGNLTKWALQGVFLLNTILTVRENNPLSHRNKGWEIFTDVVIRTISDKKEHVVFMLWGSNAKSKIPLIDASKHLILTAAHPSPFSAHNGFFGCRHFSKANAYLISHHLTPIEWQL, from the coding sequence ATTGACCCAAAAATTGTGCCATGTTGGAAAGAACTTTTATGGGATGAATTCCAGAAACCGTATTTTGCTGAATTGAAGAATTTTTTGATTGAAGAAAAAAAGAAATATCGAATTTTTCCACCTGGTCATGAAATTTTTAATGCTTTTAACTTGACTCCATTCGAAAAGGTTAAAGTGGTTATTTTAGGTCAGGATCCTTACCATGGTTATGGTGAAGCTCATGGATTGTGTTTTTCTGTCAAAGAAGGGGTTCCTTTGCCCCCTTCACTTGTTAATATATTTAAAGAACTACAAGACGATGTAGGTTTTGTTCCACCCAGGTTTGGGAACCTAACCAAATGGGCATTACAGGGAGTCTTTCTTCTTAATACTATCCTCACAGTTCGAGAAAACAATCCTTTGTCGCACCGAAACAAAGGATGGGAGATTTTTACTGACGTTGTAATTCGAACTATTTCTGATAAAAAAGAGCATGTAGTTTTTATGCTTTGGGGAAGCAATGCTAAATCTAAAATCCCCCTTATTGATGCTTCAAAGCATCTCATACTGACGGCCGCACACCCTTCTCCTTTTTCTGCTCATAATGGATTTTTTGGTTGTCGTCATTTCTCCAAAGCAAATGCTTATCTTATCTCTCACCATTTGACCCCAATTGAATGGCAACTATAA